A stretch of Comamonadaceae bacterium M7527 DNA encodes these proteins:
- a CDS encoding ethanolamine utilization protein, with the protein MASLRAANQRWLFLDVETTGGNATRDRVTEVAWVLLDGDEVSRESYLVNPHTAIPAFIQSLTGITNEMVSDAPDFGEIAPELEAALKDSVFVAHNARFDHGFIKNEFKRIGLSFRAPVMCTVKLSRLIDPLEKKHNLDAVSARYQLVSDTRHRALADADLLYQFWQCLRQRLGDDGLMQQAGKLLGQSSWPSHLDGDALDDMPDTPGVYVFYGEKRFVLYVGKSKHLRQRVMSHFAGDHARGKELSLSLQTRDVQWHCTAGEVGALLLESHMVKQLMPSHNVRLRRTKSLCSWRLHAGQAPELVWTQDLDMGTQPHLFGLFPSQRQAVQWLTDLAQEHRLCKALLGLEKVRAGAACFGSQIGQCKGACTGAEPGALHDVRVQTAMMPKQLASWPFAGPIGLIERSADGEQTDVHVVDAWCYLGTAQTDDACAQLLECAKPSFDADTYKILRKALQQLPHRRLG; encoded by the coding sequence ATGGCAAGTCTGCGCGCGGCAAACCAGCGGTGGTTGTTTTTGGATGTTGAAACCACTGGCGGTAACGCCACGCGCGACCGCGTGACAGAAGTTGCGTGGGTGCTGCTGGATGGCGATGAGGTCAGCCGCGAGAGCTACCTCGTGAATCCGCATACCGCCATCCCCGCTTTTATACAAAGCCTTACAGGCATCACCAACGAGATGGTTTCTGATGCGCCTGATTTTGGTGAAATCGCGCCCGAGTTGGAGGCTGCCCTCAAAGACTCGGTGTTTGTGGCGCACAACGCGCGCTTTGATCACGGCTTCATCAAAAACGAGTTCAAGCGCATTGGCCTGAGCTTTAGGGCGCCGGTCATGTGTACCGTCAAGCTGTCGCGCCTGATTGACCCGTTGGAGAAAAAACACAACCTGGACGCGGTGTCTGCCCGCTACCAGCTTGTGAGCGATACGCGCCACCGCGCGTTGGCCGATGCCGATTTGTTGTACCAGTTTTGGCAGTGCTTGCGCCAGCGTTTGGGTGACGACGGCTTGATGCAGCAAGCGGGCAAGCTATTGGGGCAGTCCAGCTGGCCGTCTCATTTGGATGGAGACGCTCTGGACGATATGCCAGACACGCCCGGCGTTTATGTGTTTTACGGTGAGAAGCGCTTTGTCTTGTACGTTGGCAAAAGCAAACACTTGCGCCAGCGCGTGATGTCGCACTTCGCGGGTGACCACGCCCGTGGCAAGGAACTGAGTTTGTCGTTACAAACGCGCGATGTGCAGTGGCATTGCACCGCTGGTGAGGTTGGCGCCTTGTTGCTGGAGTCCCATATGGTCAAGCAGCTGATGCCCAGCCACAATGTGCGCCTGCGCCGGACCAAGTCCTTGTGCTCGTGGCGCTTGCATGCGGGACAAGCACCAGAGCTGGTGTGGACGCAAGACCTGGACATGGGCACGCAGCCGCATTTGTTTGGTTTGTTTCCAAGTCAACGCCAAGCGGTACAGTGGTTGACAGATTTGGCGCAAGAGCACCGCTTGTGCAAGGCCTTGTTGGGCCTGGAAAAAGTACGCGCTGGTGCGGCGTGCTTTGGCAGTCAAATAGGACAGTGCAAGGGCGCCTGCACCGGAGCGGAGCCTGGTGCGTTGCACGATGTACGCGTACAAACGGCCATGATGCCCAAACAGCTGGCCAGTTGGCCTTTTGCAGGGCCTATAGGCCTCATTGAGCGCAGCGCAGACGGCGAACAAACCGATGTGCACGTGGTTGATGCATGGTGTTACCTTGGTACGGCCCAGACCGACGACGCGTGTGCCCAGCTGCTGGAGTGCGCCAAGCCCAGCTTTGACGCGGATACCTACAAGATACTGCGCAAAGCCTTGCAACAGTTGCCGCACCGCCGGCTGGGTTAG
- a CDS encoding 3-deoxy-7-phosphoheptulonate synthase has protein sequence MTPALLQEALPETPAMVAQVARHRSEIADIVAGRDDRLLVVVGPCSVHDHDQAMDYARALKAMTASMSGELMVVMRTYFEKPRTTVGWKGYINDPHLDGTYAINEGLHKARRLLLDVVGEGLPAGTEFLDLLSPQFVVDLIAWGAIGARTTESQSHRQLASGLSCPVGFKNGTDGGIQVAVDAMVAARNGHAFMGLTNMGQAAIFETRGNEDCHVILRGGKAPNFDAASVAAAVAALTKVNCTPRVMVDASHANSQKQHAKQIDVSADVAARIAAGEHGVMGMMIESHLEEGRQDLVDGGALKRGVSITDACISLAQTQPVLAGLAKAVSARRLAR, from the coding sequence ATGACGCCAGCACTGCTGCAAGAAGCGCTGCCAGAGACGCCGGCCATGGTTGCGCAAGTAGCCCGCCATCGCAGCGAAATTGCCGACATTGTTGCCGGGCGCGACGACCGTTTGTTGGTGGTGGTGGGGCCTTGCTCTGTGCACGACCATGACCAGGCTATGGACTACGCACGCGCGCTCAAGGCCATGACGGCGTCCATGAGTGGCGAGCTCATGGTGGTGATGCGCACCTACTTTGAAAAGCCGCGCACCACAGTGGGCTGGAAGGGTTACATCAACGACCCGCACCTGGACGGTACCTACGCCATCAACGAAGGTTTGCACAAGGCGCGCCGTTTGTTGCTGGACGTGGTGGGTGAGGGCTTGCCCGCGGGTACTGAGTTTTTAGATTTATTAAGCCCACAGTTTGTGGTGGACCTGATTGCATGGGGAGCTATTGGTGCGCGCACTACCGAGAGCCAAAGCCACCGACAACTCGCCTCTGGCTTGAGTTGTCCAGTAGGCTTTAAAAATGGTACCGATGGCGGTATTCAAGTGGCGGTTGATGCCATGGTGGCTGCGCGCAATGGCCATGCCTTTATGGGCTTGACCAACATGGGGCAAGCCGCCATTTTTGAGACACGCGGCAACGAGGATTGCCACGTGATTCTGCGTGGCGGCAAAGCCCCCAACTTTGACGCGGCCAGCGTAGCCGCTGCCGTTGCGGCGCTGACCAAGGTCAACTGCACACCGCGCGTGATGGTGGACGCCTCGCACGCCAACAGTCAAAAACAGCACGCCAAGCAAATAGACGTTTCGGCGGATGTGGCTGCGCGTATTGCAGCGGGCGAGCACGGCGTGATGGGCATGATGATTGAAAGCCACCTTGAGGAAGGCCGGCAAGACTTGGTGGACGGCGGCGCTTTGAAACGCGGTGTGTCCATCACGGATGCGTGTATCAGCCTGGCCCAAACCCAGCCCGTGCTGGCGGGCTTGGCCAAAGCCGTTTCGGCGCGCCGCTTGGCGCGCTAA
- a CDS encoding YaeQ family protein, whose translation MAIKSTIFKANVQIADVDHGYYADHALTLARHPSENDERMMVRLVALALNAHQLKDTCNGDATLGFGAGLSDPEEPDVQLVDFTGRKRLWMEVGQPEDKPLSKACSKADSVLLYAFSSSADIWWNGIKNKLSRLDKLQVWRLPTEQSQALVSLAQRSMQLQATIQESTLTLSSDQGLVTIEPILWK comes from the coding sequence ATGGCTATTAAATCTACGATCTTCAAGGCCAACGTTCAAATCGCGGACGTTGACCACGGCTATTACGCCGACCATGCGCTGACTTTGGCGCGCCACCCCAGTGAAAACGATGAGCGCATGATGGTGCGCCTGGTGGCGTTGGCGCTCAATGCACACCAGCTCAAAGACACCTGCAACGGCGACGCCACGCTGGGCTTTGGCGCAGGCTTGTCTGACCCAGAGGAGCCAGATGTGCAGCTGGTGGACTTCACCGGACGCAAGCGGCTGTGGATGGAAGTCGGTCAGCCAGAGGACAAACCATTGTCAAAAGCCTGTAGCAAGGCCGACTCCGTGCTGCTGTATGCCTTTAGCTCGTCTGCAGATATCTGGTGGAACGGCATTAAAAACAAGCTCTCACGGTTGGACAAGCTGCAAGTGTGGCGCCTGCCCACGGAGCAAAGTCAAGCCCTGGTGAGTTTGGCCCAGCGCAGCATGCAGCTGCAAGCCACTATTCAGGAAAGCACGCTCACCTTGAGCAGTGACCAGGGCTTGGTCACCATTGAGCCTATTCTTTGGAAGTAA
- a CDS encoding zinc-binding alcohol dehydrogenase family protein: MKAVALIRYLPIEDPSAFIDATLEEPGPGDPHGHDLLVEVKAVAVNPVDTKIRSPHGKEDTTENPPRVLGYDAAGIVKSVGPHVKFFKPGDEVYYAGDITRPGTNQQFHLVDERIVGRKPKTLSFAEAAALPLTSITAYEAFFARLRIDRNGGNSGETILIIGASGGVGSIGIQLAKAAGLTVIATASRPETQQWVRDLGADHVVNHHGDIVSQIHTMGLKYVDHVAIFNDMNHWGAAVEILRPQGGIVCIDDTHLPMPMDLLKTKAASLHWELMFTRSMYKTDDMSEQHILLSYIAQEIDAGRIKTTVTKVLSPINARNMREAHRLVETRQAKGKVVVEGW; this comes from the coding sequence ATGAAAGCAGTTGCTCTTATTCGATATTTACCCATTGAAGATCCAAGCGCCTTTATCGACGCAACATTGGAAGAGCCCGGACCTGGCGACCCACATGGTCATGATTTGTTGGTGGAAGTAAAGGCCGTCGCAGTAAATCCAGTCGACACCAAAATCCGGTCCCCCCACGGCAAAGAGGACACGACAGAAAACCCCCCGCGGGTTTTGGGTTATGACGCTGCAGGAATTGTCAAATCCGTTGGGCCACATGTGAAGTTCTTTAAGCCCGGCGATGAGGTTTATTACGCAGGCGATATTACGCGCCCTGGCACCAATCAACAGTTCCATCTCGTGGACGAACGCATTGTTGGGAGAAAACCAAAGACGCTTTCTTTTGCCGAGGCCGCCGCGCTCCCGCTGACATCAATTACAGCCTACGAGGCCTTTTTCGCGCGCCTCAGAATCGATAGAAACGGCGGGAACAGTGGAGAAACAATTCTCATAATTGGAGCAAGTGGCGGGGTTGGATCAATCGGAATCCAGCTGGCAAAAGCCGCTGGATTGACGGTGATCGCCACCGCCTCTCGGCCGGAAACTCAGCAGTGGGTGAGGGATCTTGGCGCCGACCATGTCGTAAACCACCATGGCGATATCGTGTCTCAAATACACACAATGGGGCTGAAGTACGTTGATCATGTCGCTATTTTTAACGACATGAACCACTGGGGGGCCGCCGTGGAAATTCTGCGCCCGCAAGGCGGGATCGTGTGTATTGACGACACCCACCTTCCTATGCCGATGGATCTCTTGAAAACAAAAGCGGCCAGTCTCCACTGGGAGCTGATGTTCACGCGCTCCATGTACAAGACAGACGATATGAGCGAGCAACACATCCTTTTGAGCTATATCGCGCAAGAAATCGACGCAGGCCGTATCAAAACAACGGTCACAAAGGTGCTGTCCCCCATCAACGCAAGGAATATGCGCGAAGCGCATAGGCTGGTTGAGACACGACAAGCCAAAGGGAAAGTTGTTGTTGAAGGATGGTAA